A DNA window from Megalobrama amblycephala isolate DHTTF-2021 linkage group LG11, ASM1881202v1, whole genome shotgun sequence contains the following coding sequences:
- the LOC125278811 gene encoding uncharacterized protein LOC125278811: MEGMYVDLLALRIVISIVGVVGNTILIISILQTTRLKSFEIFLLGLAAANLEEIVIVDLYDILLFRTSYRMSTWTCRGLKFLTIFGEIGSILFTVLISVYRYQKLRDVHTRVNLPVFMDSLRSAGVLAGFCATVALLFGLPMLLVNLDWSHLNSSSPACPVDFFQCSLTRCPTRNRVYKFSFLLVCNLLPLLIVTLTSSMIVRILIVQQKALRVRQGPSVATTTTTTAQQRPKKSGFQRSTLAILMAMTLFQVNWSIYLILHLACDPYSFPAWSEVEFFITTFYTAISPYVYGIGNNLFNLKRFMGR, translated from the coding sequence ATGGAGGGAATGTACGTGGATCTTCTGGCTTTGAGGATCGTCATCTCTATCGTTGGCGTCGTAGGAAACACAATCTTGATCATCTCCATCCTTCAAACGACGCGCCTGAAGTCCTTCGAGATCTTTCTTCTCGGTCTAGCTGCAGCAAACCTGGAGGAGATCGTGATCGTTGACCTTTACGACATCTTGCTTTTTCGCACCTCGTACAGGATGAGCACCTGGACTTGCCGGGGCCTCAAATTCCTCACCATCTTCGGCGAGATCGGCAGCATCCTCTTCACGGTCCTCATCAGCGTTTACCGGTATCAGAAGCTGCGAGACGTGCACACGCGGGTCAACCTGCCCGTCTTCATGGACAGCCTGCGCTCGGCCGGCGTTCTCGCTGGGTTTTGCGCCACGGTGGCTTTGCTCTTCGGTTTGCCCATGCTTCTGGTAAACCTGGATTGGAGTCACCTGAACTCTTCCTCTCCGGCCTGTCCGGTCGATTTCTTCCAGTGCTCATTAACCAGGTGCCCGACTCGCAACCGCGTCTACAAGTTCTCCTTCCTCCTGGTGTGCAACCTGCTGCCTCTGCTTATCGTCACACTAACGAGCAGCATGATCGTCAGGATTTTAATCGTTCAGCAGAAGGCGCTGAGGGTCCGGCAGGGCCCGAGTGTCGCGACGACAACGACGACGACAGCCCAACAGCGGCCCAAGAAGTCAGGCTTCCAGCGAAGTACGCTGGCCATCCTGATGGCCATGACGCTCTTCCAGGTCAACTGGAGCATCTATCTGATCCTGCATCTGGCGTGTGATCCGTACAGCTTCCCGGCCTGGTCCGAGGTGGAGTTCTTCATCACCACCTTCTACACAGCCATCAGCCCGTATGTGTACGGCATCGGCAACAACCTTTTCAACCTGAAGCGCTTCATGGGTAGATAA
- the LOC125278645 gene encoding bromo adjacent homology domain-containing 1 protein isoform X2, with translation MTHARKKSSLGQYRGEGRDHVEGWSHGETVGGAWPTQEGKARKDMAKKVKTRNPEHMKTSVESDKKGQKRSMRTDETKRGKPKRVTRKLYPLRGRAVASDSEALSCHVLLTRLDDQEEESKVCEVDPNKKTPKSHKKSRKSLQEHTKTDKPSAQEPRKRRLASLNAEAVNSLLLEKADGPSGAKLSKKQGDGASTTEQTKTCSNPKKRASKSETCQNPKQVKTDKSEDAEVSLYAPAPRRLAGLNAAALLKLTSSTTANKQRIKSDSKSVCASGKQTVRCKPKAQTSKKHSRKPEGACEVCKSRSFESSPESRRVTKPGYQSRSILGYPMKVVKEEQVESELSPYCCCPPEGSVEYCHRLALFLGQEAYGEAEETPVKHECLVPAHPALTLSAHPCLCADPCYSGYYVHIAHPGPPAASLSAQALPCTHSPFCPRGLSGSKLLASSGIPHPAFCGTVGSACYRQTCGVGRYAFSAVQPVANRTCSFPTSCSNCSHPIKTGFSSSQDEHSRTLLVPPALPLSGCPSIPRVNPSSPRLLSSMSDRRQAEVRLKVGKECPQNTKPSNGSLAMGHTRLSKQPTATAASAKHQKKVSRRQATNGWRPVGVPTEKEVFIAGDDETVLRQCYEGVERDGEVIRVRDTVLLRSGPRKKSLPFVAKISALWEDPRTGELMMSLFWYYRPEHTQGGRDPSMHCENEIFASRHQDENSVACIEDRCYVLPLAQYCRFCALVKRRSEGVSESTPVVPGSSDSAVPPHRLVPDGVDPELVYLCRHVYDFRYGRILKNPQ, from the exons ATGACCCACGCTCGGAAAAAAAGTTCCCTCGGCCAGTATCGTGGCGAGGGGCGGGACCACGTAGAGGGCTGGTCACATGGTGAAACTGTGGGCGGAGCCTGGCCTACGCAAGAGGGCAAGGCGAGGAAAGACATGGCGAAGAAAGTCAAGACCAGGAATCCGGAGCACATGAAGACCAGTGTGGAGTCTGACAAAAAGGGTCAAAAACGTTCAATGAGAACAGATGAAACCAAGAGAGGAAAGCCCAAGAGGGTTACGAGGAAGCTCTACCCGTTACGAGGAAGGGCCGTCGCTTCAGACAGCGAGGCCTTGAGCTGTCATGTTCTGCTCACTCGTCTGGATGACCAGGAGGAAGAGAGCAAGGTGTGTGAGGTGGATCCCAACAAGAAAACACCAAAATCCCACAAGAAAAGCAGAAAGTCCTTGCAGGAACACACCAAAACAGATAAACCTTCAGCTCAGGAGCCGCGTAAACGTAGACTAGCCTCTCTCAATGCCGAGGCGGTCAACAGTCTGCTGCTTGAGAAAGCCGATGGACCGTCGGGTGCCAAACTCTCGAAGAAACAAGGCGATGGCGCCTCCACTACAGAACAAACAAAGACCTGCTCCAACCCGAAGAAAAGAGCCTCGAAGTCAGAGACGTGCCAAAACCCTAAGCAGGTGAAGACCGACAAGTCGGAGGATGCGGAAGTGAGCTTGTACGCTCCCGCTCCCAGACGCTTGGCCGGACTCAATGCCGCCGCGCTGCTCAAGCTCACCAGCTCCACTACAGCAAACAAGCAGAGGATCAAATCGGACAGTAAGAGTGTTTGTGCTTCGGGGAAGCAAACGGTCCGCTGCAAACCCAAAGCACAGACGTCCAAGAAGCACAGCCGCAAGCCGGAAGGTGCTTGTGAAGTGTGCAAAAGCAGGAGCTTTGAGTCTTCTCCAGAGAGCCGCCGCGTGACTAAACCAGGCTACCAGTCGCGGAGCATTCTGGGATATCCCATGAAGGTAGTGAAGGAGGAGCAGGTGGAATCGGAGCTGAGTCCGTACTGCTGCTGTCCGCCGGAGGGTTCGGTGGAGTATTGCCACCGGTTGGCGCTCTTCCTTGGACAGGAGGCGTACGGCGAGGCGGAGGAGACGCCGGTCAAGCATGAGTGCCTGGTTCCGGCGCATCCGGCCCTGACGCTCAGCGCCCATCCGTGCCTATGTGCGGATCCGTGCTACTCCGGTTACTACGTCCACATCGCTCATCCCGGGCCACCGGCGGCGAGTCTGAGTGCTCAGGCGCTGCCCTGCACGCACAGTCCCTTCTGTCCGCGCGGACTCTCCGGATCCAAGCTGCTGGCCTCCTCGGGTATCCCACATCCCGCCTTCTGCGGGACAGTTGGGTCGGCCTGCTACCGCCAGACCTGTGGAGTCGGCAGATACGCCTTCAGCGCCGTGCAGCCGGTCGCCAACAGGACGTGCTCCTTCCCTACCAGCTGCTCCAACTGCAGCCATCCAATCAAAACAG GCTTCTCCTCGTCTCAAGATGAGCACAGTCGCACGCTCCTCGTTCCTCCGGCCCTGCCGCTCTCCGGATGTCCCAGCATACCCCGAGTAAACCCGTCCTCCCCGCGTCTTCTGTCCTCGATGTCCGACCGCAGGCAGGCAGAAGTCAGGCTGAAGGTGGGCAAAGAATGCCCTCAAAACACCAAGCCATCCAACGGCTCGCTCGCTATGGGCCACACCAGGTTATCCAAACAACCCACAGCTACTGCAGCAAGTGCCAAACACCAGAAGAAAGTCAGCCGGCGCCAGGCCACGAACGGATGGCGTCCTGTCGGCGTCCCGACGGAGAAGGAGGTGTTTATTGCG GGCGATGACGAGACGGTTCTCCGTCAGTGTTATGAAGGAGTGGAGCGTGACGGAGAAGTGATCAGGGTACGAGACACGGTGCTCCTACGATCTGGACCGCGGAAGAAATCCCTGCCGTTCGTGGCCAAGATCTCCGCTCTGTGGGAAGATCCCAGAACAG GAGAGCTGATGATGAGCCTATTTTGGTACTATCGACCTGAGCACACGCAAGGAGGCAGAgatcccagcatgcactgtgaG AACGAGATCTTCGCCTCTCGACATCAGGATGAAAACAGCGTGGCCTGCATTGAGGACCGATGCTATGTCCTGCCGTTAGCACAGTACTGTAG ATTTTGTGCCTTGGTCAAGCGGCGCTCAGAGGGCGTGTCCGAAAGCACCCCGGTGGTGCCCGGCTCCTCTGACAGTGCCGTCCCGCCCCACCGCCTCGTGCCCGATGGTGTCGACCCAGAGCTGGTGTACCTGTGCCGCCACGTCTACGACTTCCGCTACGGACGCATCCTGAAGAACCCGCAGTAA
- the LOC125278645 gene encoding bromo adjacent homology domain-containing 1 protein isoform X1: MTHARKKSSLGQYRGEGRDHVEGWSHGETVGGAWPTQEGKARKDMAKKVKTRNPEHMKTSVESDKKGQKRSMRTDETKRGKPKRVTRKLYPLRGRAVASDSEALSCHVLLTRLDDQEEESKVCEVDPNKKTPKSHKKSRKSLQEHTKTDKPSAQEPRKRRLASLNAEAVNSLLLEKADGPSGAKLSKKQGDGASTTEQTKTCSNPKKRASKSETCQNPKQVKTDKSEDAEVSLYAPAPRRLAGLNAAALLKLTSSTTANKQRIKSDSKSVCASGKQTVRCKPKAQTSKKHSRKPEGACEVCKSRSFESSPESRRVTKPGYQSRSILGYPMKVVKEEQVESELSPYCCCPPEGSVEYCHRLALFLGQEAYGEAEETPVKHECLVPAHPALTLSAHPCLCADPCYSGYYVHIAHPGPPAASLSAQALPCTHSPFCPRGLSGSKLLASSGIPHPAFCGTVGSACYRQTCGVGRYAFSAVQPVANRTCSFPTSCSNCSHPIKTEGFSSSQDEHSRTLLVPPALPLSGCPSIPRVNPSSPRLLSSMSDRRQAEVRLKVGKECPQNTKPSNGSLAMGHTRLSKQPTATAASAKHQKKVSRRQATNGWRPVGVPTEKEVFIAGDDETVLRQCYEGVERDGEVIRVRDTVLLRSGPRKKSLPFVAKISALWEDPRTGELMMSLFWYYRPEHTQGGRDPSMHCENEIFASRHQDENSVACIEDRCYVLPLAQYCRFCALVKRRSEGVSESTPVVPGSSDSAVPPHRLVPDGVDPELVYLCRHVYDFRYGRILKNPQ, encoded by the exons ATGACCCACGCTCGGAAAAAAAGTTCCCTCGGCCAGTATCGTGGCGAGGGGCGGGACCACGTAGAGGGCTGGTCACATGGTGAAACTGTGGGCGGAGCCTGGCCTACGCAAGAGGGCAAGGCGAGGAAAGACATGGCGAAGAAAGTCAAGACCAGGAATCCGGAGCACATGAAGACCAGTGTGGAGTCTGACAAAAAGGGTCAAAAACGTTCAATGAGAACAGATGAAACCAAGAGAGGAAAGCCCAAGAGGGTTACGAGGAAGCTCTACCCGTTACGAGGAAGGGCCGTCGCTTCAGACAGCGAGGCCTTGAGCTGTCATGTTCTGCTCACTCGTCTGGATGACCAGGAGGAAGAGAGCAAGGTGTGTGAGGTGGATCCCAACAAGAAAACACCAAAATCCCACAAGAAAAGCAGAAAGTCCTTGCAGGAACACACCAAAACAGATAAACCTTCAGCTCAGGAGCCGCGTAAACGTAGACTAGCCTCTCTCAATGCCGAGGCGGTCAACAGTCTGCTGCTTGAGAAAGCCGATGGACCGTCGGGTGCCAAACTCTCGAAGAAACAAGGCGATGGCGCCTCCACTACAGAACAAACAAAGACCTGCTCCAACCCGAAGAAAAGAGCCTCGAAGTCAGAGACGTGCCAAAACCCTAAGCAGGTGAAGACCGACAAGTCGGAGGATGCGGAAGTGAGCTTGTACGCTCCCGCTCCCAGACGCTTGGCCGGACTCAATGCCGCCGCGCTGCTCAAGCTCACCAGCTCCACTACAGCAAACAAGCAGAGGATCAAATCGGACAGTAAGAGTGTTTGTGCTTCGGGGAAGCAAACGGTCCGCTGCAAACCCAAAGCACAGACGTCCAAGAAGCACAGCCGCAAGCCGGAAGGTGCTTGTGAAGTGTGCAAAAGCAGGAGCTTTGAGTCTTCTCCAGAGAGCCGCCGCGTGACTAAACCAGGCTACCAGTCGCGGAGCATTCTGGGATATCCCATGAAGGTAGTGAAGGAGGAGCAGGTGGAATCGGAGCTGAGTCCGTACTGCTGCTGTCCGCCGGAGGGTTCGGTGGAGTATTGCCACCGGTTGGCGCTCTTCCTTGGACAGGAGGCGTACGGCGAGGCGGAGGAGACGCCGGTCAAGCATGAGTGCCTGGTTCCGGCGCATCCGGCCCTGACGCTCAGCGCCCATCCGTGCCTATGTGCGGATCCGTGCTACTCCGGTTACTACGTCCACATCGCTCATCCCGGGCCACCGGCGGCGAGTCTGAGTGCTCAGGCGCTGCCCTGCACGCACAGTCCCTTCTGTCCGCGCGGACTCTCCGGATCCAAGCTGCTGGCCTCCTCGGGTATCCCACATCCCGCCTTCTGCGGGACAGTTGGGTCGGCCTGCTACCGCCAGACCTGTGGAGTCGGCAGATACGCCTTCAGCGCCGTGCAGCCGGTCGCCAACAGGACGTGCTCCTTCCCTACCAGCTGCTCCAACTGCAGCCATCCAATCAAAACAG AAGGCTTCTCCTCGTCTCAAGATGAGCACAGTCGCACGCTCCTCGTTCCTCCGGCCCTGCCGCTCTCCGGATGTCCCAGCATACCCCGAGTAAACCCGTCCTCCCCGCGTCTTCTGTCCTCGATGTCCGACCGCAGGCAGGCAGAAGTCAGGCTGAAGGTGGGCAAAGAATGCCCTCAAAACACCAAGCCATCCAACGGCTCGCTCGCTATGGGCCACACCAGGTTATCCAAACAACCCACAGCTACTGCAGCAAGTGCCAAACACCAGAAGAAAGTCAGCCGGCGCCAGGCCACGAACGGATGGCGTCCTGTCGGCGTCCCGACGGAGAAGGAGGTGTTTATTGCG GGCGATGACGAGACGGTTCTCCGTCAGTGTTATGAAGGAGTGGAGCGTGACGGAGAAGTGATCAGGGTACGAGACACGGTGCTCCTACGATCTGGACCGCGGAAGAAATCCCTGCCGTTCGTGGCCAAGATCTCCGCTCTGTGGGAAGATCCCAGAACAG GAGAGCTGATGATGAGCCTATTTTGGTACTATCGACCTGAGCACACGCAAGGAGGCAGAgatcccagcatgcactgtgaG AACGAGATCTTCGCCTCTCGACATCAGGATGAAAACAGCGTGGCCTGCATTGAGGACCGATGCTATGTCCTGCCGTTAGCACAGTACTGTAG ATTTTGTGCCTTGGTCAAGCGGCGCTCAGAGGGCGTGTCCGAAAGCACCCCGGTGGTGCCCGGCTCCTCTGACAGTGCCGTCCCGCCCCACCGCCTCGTGCCCGATGGTGTCGACCCAGAGCTGGTGTACCTGTGCCGCCACGTCTACGACTTCCGCTACGGACGCATCCTGAAGAACCCGCAGTAA